One genomic region from Pyxicephalus adspersus chromosome 1, UCB_Pads_2.0, whole genome shotgun sequence encodes:
- the CLCN4 gene encoding H(+)/Cl(-) exchange transporter 4: MVNTGEINGSSNLMDFLDEPIPDVGTYEDFHTIDWLREKSRDTDRHRKITSKSKESIWEFIKGLLEAWSGWVVMLLIGLLAGTLAGVIDLAVDWMTDLKEGICLEGFWYSHEQCCWTSNETTFDDRDKCPKWQKWSELMINQGEGPSAYILNYFLYILWALLFAFLAVSLVRVFAPYACGSGIPEIKTILSGFIIRGYLGKWTLLIKTVTLVLVVSSGLSLGKEGPSVHVACCCGNLFSSLFSKYSKNEAKRREVLSAAAAVGVSVAFGAPIGGVLFSLEEVSYYFPLKTLWRSFFAALVAAFTLRSINPFGNSRLVLFYVEYHTPWYMAELFPFILLGVFGGLWGTLFIRCNIAWCRRRKTTSLGKYPVLEVIAVTAITAIIAYPNPYTRRSTSELISELFNDCGALESSQLCDYINDLNMTRPVDDIPDRPAGPGVYTAMWQLALALIFKIIITIFTFGMKIPSGLFIPSIAVGAIAGRIVGVGVEQLAYHNHDWIIFRNWCRPGADCVTPGLYAMVGAAACLGGVTRMTVSLVVIMFELTGGLEYIVPLMAAAVTSKWVADAFGKEGIYEAHIHLKGYPFLDVKDEFTHRTLATDVMRPRRGEPPLSVLTQDNMTVEDVETLIKDTDYNGFPVVVSRDSERLIGFAQRRELIIAIKNARQRHDGVVSNSIIYFTEDPPELPANSPHPLKLRRILNLSPFTVTDHTPMETVVDIFRKLGLRQCLVTRSGRLLGIITKKDVLRHMAQMANQDPESIMFN, from the exons ATGGTTAATACAGGAGAGATAAATGGTTCCAGCAACCTAATGGATTTCCTTGATGAGCCGATTCCAGATGTTGGGACATATGAGGACTTCCACACCATTGACTGGTTAAGGGAGAAGTCACGGGACACAGACAGGCATAGGAAA ATCACAAGCAAAAGCAAGGAGTCAATATGGGAATTCATCAAGGGACTCCTAGAGGCCTGGTCAGGATGGGTTGTCATGCTGCTAATTGGACTCTTAGCAG GTACATTGGCGGGTGTTATCGACTTAGCTGTGGACTGGATGACTGATCTAAAAGAAGGAATATGTCTGGAAGGCTTTTGGTACAGCCATGAACAGTGCTGCTGGACTTCCAATGAGACCACATTTGATGACAGGGATAAATGTCCCAAATGGCAGAAATGGTCGGAATTGATGATCAATCAGGGAGAg GGACCCAGCGCATATATTTTGAACTATTTCCTCTATATTTTGTGGGCTTTGCTTTTTGCTTTCTTGGCGGTGTCCTTGGTTCGAGTGTTTGCTCCATACGCTTGTGGCTCTGGAATTCCTGAG ATAAAGACCATTTTGAGTGGCTTCATAATAAGAGGATACCTAGGAAAGTGGacccttttaataaaaacagtgaCGTTAGTTCTCGTTGTGTCCTCTGGCCTAAGTCTTGGAAAGGAAGGGCCATCAGTCCATGTCGCCTGTTGTTGTGGCAACTTATTCAGCAGCTTGTTCTCCAAGTATagcaaaaatgaagcaaaaagaaGAGAA GTGCTTTCGGCTGCAGCTGCAGTAGGAGTCTCTGTTGCTTTTGGAGCTCCAATTGGCGGTGTTCTTTTCAGTTTGGAAGAg GTCAGTTACTATTTTCCTCTAAAGACACTATGGCGTTCATTTTTTGCTGCACTTGTTGCGGCCTTTACCCTAAGATCTATCAACCCATTTGGCAACAGTCGTTTGGTTCTGTTCTATGTGGAATATCATACACCATGGTACATGGCGGAACTATTTCCTTTCATCCTTCTTGGTGTCTTTGGAGGGCTTTGGGGAACACTCTTCATTCGCTGCAACATCGCTTGGTGTCGCAGGCGCAAGACCACCAGCCTTGGCAAGTATCCGGTGCTGGAAGTCATTGCAGTCACTGCAATCACAGCCATTATTGCTTATCCAAATCCATACACTCGGAGGAGCACAAGTGAGCTTATCTCAGAGCTGTTCAATGACTGTGGAGCTCTGGAGTCTTCTCAGCTCTGTGATTACATCAATGATCTCAACATGACCAGACCAGTGGATGACATTCCAGACAGACCGGCTGGTCCAGGAGTCTATACTGCAATGTGGCAGTTGGCGTTAGCACTTATTTTTAAGATCATCATTACAATATTCACATTTGGTATGAAG attCCATCTGGTTTGTTCATCCCTAGCATAGCAGTCGGGGCCATAGCTGGACGCATAGTTGGAGTTGGGGTGGAGCAACTGGCCTATCATAATCATGACTGGATCATCTTTAGAAATTGGTGCAGACCAGGAGCAGACTGTGTCACTCCAGGGCTCTATGCTATGGTGGGAGCTGCGGCTTGTCTAG GTGGTGTCACCAGAATGACGGTTTCCTTGGTTGTCATCATGTTTGAGTTGACGGGTGGTCTGGAGTACATTGTACCACTAATGGCGGCTGCCGTCACAAGTAAATGGGTAGCAGATGCATTTGGAAAAGAAGGAATATATGAAGCACACATCCATTTAAAAGGATACCCATTTCTTGATGTGAAGGATGAGTTCACCCACAGGACTCTAGCCACGGACGTCATGCGTCCTCGTCGTGGTGAACCACCACTCTCAGTTCTTACCCAGGACAATATGACAGTTGAAGATGTGGAGACTCTAATCAAGGACACCGACTATAACGGTTTCCCTGTTGTGGTATCCAGAGACTCCGAACGTCTAATTGGCTTTGCCCAAAGAAGGGAACTTATAATTGCAATAA AAAATGCCAGACAAAGGCACGATGGAGTGGTAAGCAACTCAATAATCTATTTCACAGAAGATCCTCCAGAACTTCCAGCTAACAGTCCTCACCCACTGAAACTAAGACGAATACTTAACCTGAGCCCCTTTACCGTCACCGACCATACACCCATGGAGACAGTGGTAGATATCTTTAGAAAACTTGGACTAAGGCAATGTCTTGTTACTCGCAGTGG GAGGCTTCTGGGTATTATAACGAAAAAGGATGTTTTGAGGCACATGGCTCAAATGGCTAATCAAGATCCTGAATCGATCATGTTCAACTAG